In Fusarium oxysporum f. sp. lycopersici 4287 chromosome 4, whole genome shotgun sequence, a genomic segment contains:
- a CDS encoding methylglutaconyl-CoA hydratase, which translates to MNRHQPMHVIPRLAMPPCLRYLNIQSFNFPPPISTQRSPIDLLKMAPRLSQPVVTLRLLRRYYSSATEPLIRVTNLPAPNTGHIRILELNRPSARNAISKALLANLRAEIDAVHIQYGPNGEELPLQKRFGGAAGVDEKGPTRAVVLASAVDTSFCAGADLKERKGMSQGETAEFLTNLRNTLTSLSNLPIPTISAISSVALGGGLELALSTHFRVLSSNATVGLPETRLGIIPGAGGTHRLPALIGLSRARDLILTGRRVGAPEAYFLGIADRLVEIVPEDERDGSDVLGEARKAALSEAVRLAQEICEGGPIGVRAALQAVAWAREEVENKMYERVVNTEDRNEALKAFQEKRKPIFTGR; encoded by the exons ATGAACCGACACCAACCGATGCACGTCATTCCTCGGCTTGCAATGCCGCCGTGTCTAAGATACCTTAATATACAAAGCTTCAACTTCCCACCACCAATATCGACTCAACGATCACCAATTGATCTGCTCAAAATGGCCCCTCGTCTCTCTCAACCCGTAGTGACCCTTCGTCTTCTCAGACGTTACTACTCCTCTGCCACCGAACCTCTCATCCGCGTAACGAACCTCCCCGCGCCAAACACCGGCCATATTCGTATTCTTGAGCTTAACCGCCCGTCTGCGCGAAATGCCATTTCGAAGGCTCTTCTAGCGAACCTTCGCGCCGAGATCGATGCTGTGCATATTCAATATGGGCCCAATGGCGAAGAACTGCCACTGCAGAAGCGTTTCGGTGGTGCAGCTGGTGTAGATGAGAAGGGTCCTACGAGAGCTGTTGTGCTGGCTAGTGCTGTTGATACATCGTTTTGCGCTGGCGCGGACCTCAAGGAGCGTAAGGGGATGAGTCAGGGAGA AACTGCTGAATTTCTTACAAATCTCCGCAACACCCTCACATCTCTATCCAACCTCCCCATTCCTACCATCTCGGCCATCTCCTCAGTCGCACTAGGCGGCGGTCTTGAGCTCGCTCTCTCCACACACTTTCGCGTTCTCAGTTCCAATGCAACAGTCGGTCTTCCTGAAACCCGTCTAGGCATCATCCCCGGCGCCGGCGGCACCCACCGTCTTCCCGCTCTTATCGGCCTCTCCCGCGCCCGCGATCTGATCCTGACCGGCCGTCGTGTTGGAGCTCCTGAGGCATACTTTCTAGGTATTGCTGATCGCCTTGTTGAGATTGTGCCTGAGGATGAGCGTGATGGCTCAGATGTTCTTGGCGAGGCCAGAAAAGCAGCGTTGAGTGAAGCTGTGAGACTTGCGCAGGAGATTTGCGAAGGAGGACCGATCGGTGTAAGGGCTGCGCTTCAGGCTGTTGCCTGGGCAAgggaagaagttgagaaCAAGATGTATGAGCGAGTCGTCAATACCGAGGATAGAAACGAAGCTCTCAAGGCTTTCcaggagaagaggaagccTATTTTCACTGGCCGATAA
- a CDS encoding hypothetical protein (At least one base has a quality score < 10): MVAGRIPLMSSTNFSSQRGKNDAIKSHAHTAGGFIGSRTQELPSQGTVCLVDLLTGLPHM, from the coding sequence ATGGTTGCCGGAAGAATTCCGCTGATGAGCTCCACCAACTTCAGCTCACAACGTGGTAAAAACGATGCTATCAAGAGTCATGCTCATACTGCTGGTGGTTTCATTGGCTCACGGACACAGGAACTGCCGTCCCAAGGTACCGTATGTCTGGTTGACCTCTTGACGGGTCTTCCCCATATGTGA
- a CDS encoding hypothetical protein (At least one base has a quality score < 10) codes for MSSGTPPSHGATTPTQYTDKEEGHYHCNHPNHYYEERNRNVQKPHQSMVSQVYNPSFFKVANPGPLGLISFALTTFVLGLYQCGAGLPGSNPFGGVGPDQAIFGLAVFFGGIAQLFAGLMEFRVGNTFGTTVHCSYGAFWLAFAMFFVPDLGIKDAYKGDDRAYSFALGIFLILWCFLTLIFFVAALKTNIAILIVLGFLFLAFLFLSLAQFLQTTHPTAAIRINKTGGAFSCICAFAAFYAGAAGIMTEDTTWVRFPLGEIDVQPKKTNIA; via the exons ATGTCTTCGGGCACTCCTCCCTCCCATGGGGCAACTACCCCTACGCAGTACACCGATAAGGAGGAAGGCCACTATCATTGCAATCATCCCAATCATTACTATGAAGAACGAAATAGGAACGTTCAGAAGCCCCACCAGTCCATGGTGTCGCAGGTGTACAACCCTTCGTTCTTCAAGGTTGCCAATCCTGGTCCTTTGGGTTTGATCAGTTTCGCTTTGACTACCTTTGTCCTCGGCCTCTACCAGTGCGGTGCTGG TCTCCCTGGATCAAACCCCTTCGGCGGCGTCGGTCCTGACCAAGCCATCTTTGGTCTGGCTGTCTTCTTCGGTGGCATTGCTCAACTTTTTGCCGGCCTTATGGAGTTCCGCGTCGGTAATACCTTTGGTACTACCGTCCATTGTTCCTACGGTGCCTTCTGGCTTGCTTTTGCCATGTTCTTCGTTCCTGATCTGGGTATCAAGGACGCATACAAGGGCGATGACCGCGCTTACAGCTTTGCATTGggcatcttcctgattctgtGGTGCTTCCTCACTCTTATATTCTTTGTGGCCGCTCTCAAGACGAACATTGCCATTCTCATTGTTCTCGGTTTCTTGTTCCTCgctttcctcttcctcagcttgGCTCAGTTTCTGCAGACCACTCACCCTACTGCTGCTATTCGAATCAACAAGACTGGAGGCGCATTCTCATGCATCTGTGCCTTCGCAGCTTTCTATGCAGGTGCGGCTGGTATTATGACTGAGGATACGACATGGGTTCGCTTCCCTCTTGGCGAAATCGATGTCCAGCCCAAGAAGACAAACATTGCTTAA
- a CDS encoding aspartyl-tRNA(Asn)/glutamyl-tRNA (Gln) amidotransferase subunit B, producing MSRISTSILSRYLLKGQIPRQGCISARHVSRHTSLPSAAITIANTTRRLHAAPEVVTPPPDQPVPLRKQLKDEAKKAKKQGKKKPKGDSQTVDGWELTVGIEIHAQLNTARKLFSPAVTSFNDEPNSHVALFDVAMPGSQPLFQKETLIPALRAALALNCEVQEVSRFDRKHYFWWDQPSGYQITQYYEPFAKNGYITLLARDGISPQDGERVTIGIKQVQLEQDTAKTLAQAGKVQWLDFNRVGVPLIEIITEPELHHPRTAAVLVRKIQMLLNTVDACVSGMETGGLRADVNVSVRRTDGSNPSLGTRTEIKNLSTIKAVEDAIIAERDRQIRELEAGRSIPSETRGWSIGSTETRRLRGKEGEVDYRYMPDPDIAPLVIGNDLVGHLRQSLAVTPDSELDTLIARFGLTAKDALSLINLENGSRVQYYYKVLRSIQDKLSEDLSEAEMPEFKSYSALVGNWIIHELGRLTTYKAGPLAARDLTFTPEGDCEQVPDSDLSQLLYHLIRKQITGKVAKELLFAIYLKEIEGGVTQAIAENDLWFKEIPEEEYEQLADEAMEGEHKILQEFASSETFPQGKLMFLVGKMMRLGPTERIVPANAERVMRAKVEGLRNP from the coding sequence ATGTCACGAATATCAACATCTATCCTCAGCAGGTATCTGTTGAAAGGACAGATACCTCGTCAAGGATGTATCAGTGCGCGCCATGTATCCAGACACACATCACTGCCATCAGCGGCCATAACCATCGCCAATACGACAAGGCGGTTGCATGCTGCTCCTGAAGTTGTCACACCACCTCCCGACCAACCAGTGCCTTTACGGAAGCAGCTCAAggacgaagccaagaaggccaagaagcaaggcaaaaagaagccaaaggGTGATTCTCAAACTGTCGATGGCTGGGAATTGACCGTTGGTATCGAGATTCACGCTCAATTGAACACCGCCCGCAAGTTATTCTCGCCAGCTGTTACGTCTTTCAACGATGAACCCAACAGCCATGTTGCGCTTTTCGATGTTGCCATGCCAGGAAGCCAGCCCTTGTTCCAGAAGGAAACTTTAATTCCCGCTTTGCGtgcagccttggccttgaacTGCGAAGTCCAAGAGGTCAGCCGATTTGACCGAAAACACTATTTCTGGTGGGATCAGCCCTCTGGATACCAAATCACTCAGTACTATGAACCCTTCGCCAAAAATGGGTATATCACTCTTCTGGCTCGAGATGGAATTTCTCCTCAAGATGGCGAAAGGGTGACGATCGGAATCAAGCAGGTTCAGCTCGAGCAGGATACCGCCAAGACGCTCGCTCAGGCTGGCAAGGTTCAATGGCTCGACTTCAACCGTGTGGGCGTTCCTCTTATTGAGATTATTACCGAGCCTGaacttcatcatcctcgcaCTGCTGCTGTTCTTGTGCGCAAGATTCAGATGTTGTTGAATACCGTCGATGCCTGCGTCTCGGGTATGGAAACAGGAGGTCTGCGAGCTGATGTCAACGTTTCTGTTCGAAGAACCGATGGATCTAACCCATCTCTCGGCACAAGAaccgagatcaagaacctGAGTACTATCAAAGCGGTTGAAGACGCAATCATTGCAGAACGTGACCGTCAAATTCGCGAGTTAGAAGCCGGACGCTCTATTCCCAGTGAAACTCGCGGTTGGTCTATTGGGTCTACTGAAACACGGCGACTACGTGGAAAAGAGGGCGAAGTTGACTATCGATATATGCCAGACCCTGATATCGCGCCTCTTGTCATTGGAAACGACCTGGTAGGCCACTTGCGTCAGTCACTGGCTGTCACTCCTGATTCGGAGCTGGACACTCTGATTGCCCGATTTGGCCTTACGGCCAAGGATGCGTTGTCTCTGATTAACCTGGAGAATGGTTCACGTGTTCAATACTACTATAAGGTCCTTCGCTCCATCCAGGACAAGCTTTCGGAAGATCTCAGTGAGGCCGAGATGCCCGAGTTCAAGAGCTATTCTGCTCTGGTGGGTAACTGGATCATCCACGAACTTGGCCGCCTGACTACCTACAAGGCTGGCCCACTTGCAGCCCGAGATCTGACGTTCACACCAGAAGGCGATTGCGAGCAAGTTCCTGACTCAGACCTGTCACAGCTTCTTTACCATCTGATACGCAAACAAATCACGGGCAAAGTTGCCAAGGAACTTCTCTTTGCCATCTATTTAAAGGAAATCGAAGGCGGAGTCACTCAAGCAATTGCAGAGAACGATTTGTGGTTCAAAGAGATTCCCGAAGAGGAATATGAGCAGTTGGCTGATGAGGCCATGGAAGGAGAGCACAAGATCTTACAGGAGTTCGCTAGCTCTGAGACATTTCCTCAGGGCAAGCTCATGTTCCTTGTGGGAAAGATGATGCGACTCGGGCCTACTGAGCGCATCGTTCCTGCAAATGCTGAACGTGTCATGAGGGCAAAGGTTGAGGGTCTTCGAAACCCGTGA